The Coregonus clupeaformis isolate EN_2021a chromosome 3, ASM2061545v1, whole genome shotgun sequence genome includes a region encoding these proteins:
- the LOC121541167 gene encoding F-box/LRR-repeat protein 12, with translation MADFRTSTLDYFPENILIDILSYLGVRELIRTGRVCKRWRRLVKDQRLWRVVDLTAWKGVTSRMLWVLLRQYLGTGLRCLRLRGLLLSARGGAFLSESWLKALSSRCPRLRSLSLLHADLRGLHSCQLLPTTLQVLELRGCELPQGFFTQTPLSPEKQAGMASTAATQQQGRSQTGKVPASLSGIAIETMVLDNVPSFTDQHLQSLASWLRLSRLELRNVLRVTAEGLRRSAAQETDSGLNGLSRLKYLEIGHFGRPGAQLQMASLGLGVGWLGLEELSLGGKEVGPGLLSASRLRDLKRLRLRCCKLREMQVLRSCRTLRDLRRLEFCEVFFQVCPKTPEREGEVERQGEEGREGGTDSGDGSDDKLDENDPVPSLRRSLAALLPQCALVFTNCTVTITSD, from the exons ATGGCAGACTTCAGAACTTCTACCCTCGATTACTTTCCAGAGAACATTTTAATTGATATTTTATCATATTTAGGTGTGCGAGAGCTCATCCGAACTGGAAG GGTGTGTAAGAGATGGAGACGCCTTGTAAAAGACCAAAGACTATGGCGAGTTGTTGATCTAACTGCATGGAAAGGG GTGACGTCGCGCATGCTGTGGGTTCTACTACGCCAGTATCTGGGCACTGGGCTCCGATGCCTGCGGCTGCGTGGCTTGCTGCTCTCTGCTAGAGGTGGGGCCTTTCTCTCAGAGTCCTGGCTCAAAGCTTTGTCCTCCAGGTGCCCCCGTCTGCGCAGTCTTTCCCTGCTGCATGCAGACCTGAGAGGCTTGCACAGTTGCCAGCTCCTGCCCACAACACTGCAGGTCCTAGAATTGCGTGGCTGCGAGCTGCCACAGGGCTTTTTCACCCAGACCCCACTCAGTCCTGAGAAACAAGCTGGAATGGCATCAACAGCTGCTACTCAGCAACAGGGACGTAGTCAAACTGGGAAAGTGCCTGCCTCCTTGTCAGGGATCGCCATTGAGACGATGGTCCTTGATAACGTGCCCTCCTTCACAGACCAGCACCTGCAGAGTCTGGCGTCTTGGTTGAGACTTAGCCGTCTAGAGCTCCGCAACGTCCTTCGTGTCACAGCAGAAGGCCTTAGGCGCAGTGCCGCTCAAGAAACTGACTCGGGCTTAAACGGGCTCTCCAGGCTCAAGTACCTGGAGATAGGGCACTTTGGCCGGCCGGGCGCCCAGCTGCAGATGGCCTCCCTGGGGCTCGGAGTGGGCTGGCTGGGCCTAGAGGAACTAAGCCTCGGCGGTAAGGAGGTGGGGCCAGGCCTGCTGTCCGCCAGCCGTCTGAGGGACCTGAAGCGCCTGCGCCTGAGATGCTGCAAGTTGAGAGAGATGCAGGTGCTACGGAGCTGCAGGACACTGCGGGACCTGCGCAGGTTGGAGTTCTGCGAGGTGTTCTTCCAGGTTTGCCCAaagacaccagagagagagggagaggtggagaggcagggtgaggaggggagggagggtggcaCAGATAGTGGTGATGGGAGTGATGATAAACTGGATGAGAATGACCCCGTGCCAAGTCTGCGCCGCTCACTTGCTGCTCTGCTGCCACAATGTGCACTAGTGTTCACCAACTGCACCGTTACAATAACCTCAGACTAG